From Leopardus geoffroyi isolate Oge1 chromosome B4, O.geoffroyi_Oge1_pat1.0, whole genome shotgun sequence, a single genomic window includes:
- the CNPY2 gene encoding protein canopy homolog 2 isoform X2, which yields MDWSEGNGGVLRKGAGPHGKAIGWRWGCSNRRWWVQIGPRWSNPITLKMKGWGWLALLLGVLLGTAWARRSQDLHCGACRALVDELEWEIAQVDPKKTIQMGSFRINPDGSQSVVECESIVEEYEDELIEFFSREADNVKDKLCSKRTDLCDHALHISHDEL from the exons ATGGACTGGAGCGAAGGCAATGGCGGCGTCCTCAGAAAGGGGGCTGGTCCGCACGGGAAAGCTATAGGCTGGAGGTGGGGATGCAGTAATCGAAGGTGGTGGGTCCAAATAGGCCCCAG GTGGAGCAACCCCATTACTCTAAAGATGAAAGGCTGGGGTTGGCTGGCCCTGCTTCTGGGGGTCCTGCTGGGAACTGCCTGGGCTCGGAGGAGCCAGGATCTACATTGTGGAG CTTGCAGGGCTCTGGTGGATGAACTAGAGTGGGAAATCGCCCAGGTGGATCCCAAGAAGACCATTCAGATGGGCTCTTTCCGAATCAATCCAGATGGCAGCCAGTCAGTGGTGGAG TGTGAGAGCATTGTGGAGGAATATGAGGATGAACTCATTGAATTCTTTTCCCGAGAGGCTGACAATGTTAAAGACAAACTTTGTAGTAAGCGAACAG ATCTATGTGACCATGCCCTGCACATATCGCATGATGAGCTATGA
- the CS gene encoding citrate synthase, mitochondrial isoform X2 gives MHMNNVHILHTPNASCLVLAARHASASPTNLKDILADLIPKEQARVKTFRQQHGKTVVGQITVDMMYGGMRGMKGLVYETSVLDPDEGIRFRGYSIPECQKLLPKAKGGEEPLPEGLFWLLVTGQIPTEEQVSWLSKEWAKRAALPSHVVTMLDNFPTNLHPMSQLSAAITALNSESNFARAYAEGINRTKYWELIYEDCMDLIAKLPCVAAKIYRNLYREGSSIGAIDSKLDWSHNFTNMLGYTDAQFTELMRLYLTIHSDHEGGNVSAHTSHLVGSALSDPYLSFAAAMNGLAGPLHGLANQEVLVWLTQLQKEVGKDVSDEKLRDYIWNTLNSGRVVPGYGHAVLRKTDPRYTCQREFALKHLPHDSMFKLVAQLYKIVPNVLLEQGKAKNPWPNVDAHSGVLLQYYGMTEMNYYTVLFGVSRALGVLAQLIWSRALGFPLERPKSMSTDGLMKFVDSKSG, from the exons atgcACATGAATAATGTTCACATTCTTCATACCCCT AATGCATCCTGTCTTGTTCTTGCTGCTCGGCATGCCAGTGCGTCCCCTACG AATTTGAAAGACATATTGGCAGATCTGATACCCAAGGAGCAAGCCAGAGTAAAGACCTTCAGGCAGCAACATGGCAAGACAGTAGTGGGTCAAATCACTGTGGACATG ATGTATGGTGGCATGAGAGGCATGAAGGGATTGGTATATGAAACATCAGTTCTTGATCCTGATGAG GGCATCCGTTTCCGAGGTTACAGTATCCCTGAATGCCAGAAACTGCTGCCCAAGGCTAAAGGGGGTGAAGAACCCCTGCCAGAGGGCTTATTTTGGTTGCTGGTAACTGGACAAATCCCAACAGAAGAACAG GTGTCTTGGCTTTCAAAAGAGTGGGCAAAGAGGGCAGCTTTACCTTCCCATGTGGTCACCATGCTAGACAACTTTCCCACCAATCTACATCCCATGTCTCAGCTCAGTGCAGCCATTACAGCCCTCAACAGTGAAAGCAACTTTGCCCGAGCATATGCAGAGGGTATCAACCGAACCAAGTACTGGGAG TTGATTTATGAAGATTGTATGGATCTTATCGCAAAGCTACCTTGTGTTGCAGCAAAGATCTACCGGAATCTCTATCGGGAGGGCAGCAGTATCGGGGCCATTGACTCTAAGCTGGACTGGTCCCATAATTTCACCAACATGTTAGGCTATACTGATGCTCAGTTCACTGAGCTCATGCGCTTGTACCTCACCATCCACAG TGACCATGAGGGAGGCAATGTAAGTGCCCATACCAGCCACTTGGTGGGCAGTGCCCTTTCAGACCCCTACCTGTCCTTTGCAGCAGCCATGAATGGGCTAGCAGGGCCCCTACATGGTTTGGCAAATCAG GAAGTACTTGTTTGGCTGACACAACTACAAAAAGAAGTTGGCAAAGATGTGTCAGATGAGAAGTTACGAGACTACATATGGAACACACTCAACTCAGGACGG GTTGTCCCAGGCTATGGCCATGCAGTACTAAGGAAGACTGATCCACGATATACCTGTCAGCGAGAGTTTGCTCTTAAACACCTGCCTCATGACTCCATGTTTAAGCTTGTTGCTCAGCTGTACAAGATTGTGCCCAATGTCCTGTTAGAACAGGGCAAGGCCAAAAATCCTTGGCCCAATGTAGATGCTCACAGTGGAGTGCTGCTCCAG TACTACGGCATGACAGAGATGAATTACTACACAGTCCTGTTTGGGGTGTCACGGGCACTGGGGGTACTGGCACAGCTCATTTGGAGCCGAGCCCTAGGCTTCCCACTAGAGAGGCCCAAGTCAATGAGCACGGATGGTCTGATGAAGTTTGTGGACTCTAAGTCAGGGTAA
- the CNPY2 gene encoding protein canopy homolog 2 isoform X1 translates to MKGWGWLALLLGVLLGTAWARRSQDLHCGACRALVDELEWEIAQVDPKKTIQMGSFRINPDGSQSVVEVPYARSEAHLTELLEEVCDRMKEYGEQIDPSTHRKNYVRVVGRNGESNELDLQGIRIDSDISGTLKFACESIVEEYEDELIEFFSREADNVKDKLCSKRTDLCDHALHISHDEL, encoded by the exons ATGAAAGGCTGGGGTTGGCTGGCCCTGCTTCTGGGGGTCCTGCTGGGAACTGCCTGGGCTCGGAGGAGCCAGGATCTACATTGTGGAG CTTGCAGGGCTCTGGTGGATGAACTAGAGTGGGAAATCGCCCAGGTGGATCCCAAGAAGACCATTCAGATGGGCTCTTTCCGAATCAATCCAGATGGCAGCCAGTCAGTGGTGGAG GTGCCTTATGCTCGCTCAGAGGCCCACCTCACAGAGCTGCTAGAGGAGGTATGTGACCGGATGAAGGAGTATGGGGAACAAATTGACCCTTCCACCCACCGCAAGAACTACGTACGTGTAGTGGGCCGGAATGGAGAATCCAATGAACTGGACCTACAGGGCATCCGAATTGATTCAGACATCAGTGGCACTCTCAAGTTTGCG TGTGAGAGCATTGTGGAGGAATATGAGGATGAACTCATTGAATTCTTTTCCCGAGAGGCTGACAATGTTAAAGACAAACTTTGTAGTAAGCGAACAG ATCTATGTGACCATGCCCTGCACATATCGCATGATGAGCTATGA
- the CS gene encoding citrate synthase, mitochondrial isoform X1, giving the protein MALLTAAARLFGAKNASCLVLAARHASASPTNLKDILADLIPKEQARVKTFRQQHGKTVVGQITVDMMYGGMRGMKGLVYETSVLDPDEGIRFRGYSIPECQKLLPKAKGGEEPLPEGLFWLLVTGQIPTEEQVSWLSKEWAKRAALPSHVVTMLDNFPTNLHPMSQLSAAITALNSESNFARAYAEGINRTKYWELIYEDCMDLIAKLPCVAAKIYRNLYREGSSIGAIDSKLDWSHNFTNMLGYTDAQFTELMRLYLTIHSDHEGGNVSAHTSHLVGSALSDPYLSFAAAMNGLAGPLHGLANQEVLVWLTQLQKEVGKDVSDEKLRDYIWNTLNSGRVVPGYGHAVLRKTDPRYTCQREFALKHLPHDSMFKLVAQLYKIVPNVLLEQGKAKNPWPNVDAHSGVLLQYYGMTEMNYYTVLFGVSRALGVLAQLIWSRALGFPLERPKSMSTDGLMKFVDSKSG; this is encoded by the exons ATGGCTTTACTCACTGCGGCCGCCCGGCTCTTCGGAGCCAAG AATGCATCCTGTCTTGTTCTTGCTGCTCGGCATGCCAGTGCGTCCCCTACG AATTTGAAAGACATATTGGCAGATCTGATACCCAAGGAGCAAGCCAGAGTAAAGACCTTCAGGCAGCAACATGGCAAGACAGTAGTGGGTCAAATCACTGTGGACATG ATGTATGGTGGCATGAGAGGCATGAAGGGATTGGTATATGAAACATCAGTTCTTGATCCTGATGAG GGCATCCGTTTCCGAGGTTACAGTATCCCTGAATGCCAGAAACTGCTGCCCAAGGCTAAAGGGGGTGAAGAACCCCTGCCAGAGGGCTTATTTTGGTTGCTGGTAACTGGACAAATCCCAACAGAAGAACAG GTGTCTTGGCTTTCAAAAGAGTGGGCAAAGAGGGCAGCTTTACCTTCCCATGTGGTCACCATGCTAGACAACTTTCCCACCAATCTACATCCCATGTCTCAGCTCAGTGCAGCCATTACAGCCCTCAACAGTGAAAGCAACTTTGCCCGAGCATATGCAGAGGGTATCAACCGAACCAAGTACTGGGAG TTGATTTATGAAGATTGTATGGATCTTATCGCAAAGCTACCTTGTGTTGCAGCAAAGATCTACCGGAATCTCTATCGGGAGGGCAGCAGTATCGGGGCCATTGACTCTAAGCTGGACTGGTCCCATAATTTCACCAACATGTTAGGCTATACTGATGCTCAGTTCACTGAGCTCATGCGCTTGTACCTCACCATCCACAG TGACCATGAGGGAGGCAATGTAAGTGCCCATACCAGCCACTTGGTGGGCAGTGCCCTTTCAGACCCCTACCTGTCCTTTGCAGCAGCCATGAATGGGCTAGCAGGGCCCCTACATGGTTTGGCAAATCAG GAAGTACTTGTTTGGCTGACACAACTACAAAAAGAAGTTGGCAAAGATGTGTCAGATGAGAAGTTACGAGACTACATATGGAACACACTCAACTCAGGACGG GTTGTCCCAGGCTATGGCCATGCAGTACTAAGGAAGACTGATCCACGATATACCTGTCAGCGAGAGTTTGCTCTTAAACACCTGCCTCATGACTCCATGTTTAAGCTTGTTGCTCAGCTGTACAAGATTGTGCCCAATGTCCTGTTAGAACAGGGCAAGGCCAAAAATCCTTGGCCCAATGTAGATGCTCACAGTGGAGTGCTGCTCCAG TACTACGGCATGACAGAGATGAATTACTACACAGTCCTGTTTGGGGTGTCACGGGCACTGGGGGTACTGGCACAGCTCATTTGGAGCCGAGCCCTAGGCTTCCCACTAGAGAGGCCCAAGTCAATGAGCACGGATGGTCTGATGAAGTTTGTGGACTCTAAGTCAGGGTAA